The Caulobacter sp. 73W region GAGGACGACCGCCGCGAATGCCTGGGCGCCGGCATGGACGATTTCCTGGTCAAGCCGATCAGCGCCGACGCCATGCGCTCGGTCCTGTCGCGATGCGTCGCGGGCGGCTGGACGCAGGACCCGGCTCGCGCCAAGTTCGCCTCCTGACGCGGAGGGCCCATCGCCCTCCAGCCGGGGGAAGCGATGAGCGAGACGACCCAGACCAAACCCAAGCGCAGCCTGCTGCAGGCGCTGGCCATCTATCGCGAGCGGCGCAGCCTGGTGATGCTGGGCCTCGGGTTCGCGGCGGGCCTGCCGTACATGCTGATCTTCGACACCCTGTCGGTTTGGCTGCGCAACTCCGGCCTGTCGCTGGCGGTGATCGGCTTCTTCAGCCTGGCCACCCTGTCCTTCTCGTTCAAGTTCCTGTGGGCGCCGCTGATCGACCGGGCGACCATCCCCGGCCTGACCCGGCTTCTGGGCCATCGCCGATCCTGGATGCTGGTCTGCCAGCTTCTGATCATGCTGGGCCTGTGGCTGGTCTCGGGCCTCGACCCCGCGCGCAATCTCGGCCTGATGGCGATCGTCGCCGTGGCAGTGGGCTTCTTCACCGCCACCCATGACATCGTCATCGACGCCTGGCGCATCGAAGTGGCGGGCGAAGAAGGCCAGGGCCCCCTGGCGGCGGCGGTCCAGTGGGGCTTCCGGGGCGCCATGGTGGCCGCCGGCGCCGTGCCGCTGTTGCTGGCGGAAAGCTTCGGCTGGAACATCTCCTACGCCATCATGTCGGCGGTGATGGTGGTCGGCGTCATCGCCACCCTGGCCGCCCCGCGTGAGGCGGCGCACGATATCCGGCCGATCCCCACCGGCGATGTGAAGCAGTCCGGCGCGCTCCAGGCCCTGGAATGGATCCTGCGCCTGGCCGTTCTGCTGGTCGGCGCCCTGCTGCTGGGCTCCGGCCTGGCGGGCGACGCCAGCCTGCTGTCGCAAGTGGCGGGCGGCGAGACGCTGGCCGACGCCTGGACCGATAAGCAGTCCGGCGTCTGGCTGCAGCTGGGCGGGGTGGCCGCCGGCCTGCTGATCGTGGTGGCCGCCGCGTGGCCGGTCCCCAAGGTGCGCACCAAGCCGGGGGTCTATCTGTCCACCGCGCTGGGCGCGCCGCTGGGCGAGTTCATGCGCCGCTACAAGGGCGTCGCCGGCCTGATCCTGGCGACCATCTGCCTGTACCGGGTGGCCGACTTCGTCCTCAACATCATGAACCCGTTCTACCGGGACCTGGGCTTCACCCTCACCGAGATCGCCGAGGTGCGGAAGGTGTTCGGCATCATCGCCTCCATGCTGGGCGTGGCCCTGGGCGGCCTGCTGGTGGCGCGGCTGAGCATCATGCGGGTGCTGGTCATCGGCGCCTTCGCCGGGCCGATCAGCAACCTGATCTTCATCTGGCTGGCGGCGCAGGGCCATTCGATCCCGGCCCTGTTCATCGCCATCTGCCTGGACAACCTGGCGGGCGGCGTCGCGGGCACGGCCCTGATCGTCTACATGTCGAGCCTGACCACCACCGGCTTCACCGCCACCCAGTACGCCATGTTCACCTCGCTCTACGCCCTGCCCGGCAAGCTGATCGCCTCACAGTCGGGACGGCTGGTGGAGTGGGCGGCCAGGACTGCCGAGGCCGGCGGGCCGCTGGGCGCGCTGAAGGGCATGTTCGCCGGCCTGACCCCGGAAAGCTACGTGGCCGCCGGCGCCAAGCTGGGCGTCAGCCCCGCCGCCATGGGCGTCGGCTACAGCGTGTTCTTCATCTATTCGGCGCTGATCGGGGTGGTGGCCATCGGGCTTTGCCTGGCTGTGGCGGCCAAGCAGCCCAAGGCTATCGGGGCCTAGTTGGCCTGAATCTAGTTCGCCAGGCAGACCACCTGGGCCACGCGCAGATCGCGGCGCAAGCTGTCAGCCACGCGACCATAGTTGTCGACGGTGATCGGCTCGCCCATGGCCAAGCCGCCACGACGGCCGCCGGCCAGCTTCAGGCTTTCCACCACCGTCTCGGGCGCCGTGGTGTAGATGCGGCCGCGACGGGGCGCCTCGGCCACGGTCACGCCGATGACCCGGCCGGCGTTGTCGAGCGCGGGGGCGCCGGACAGGCCCGCCAGCGTGCCCTTGAGCGTGTCGGTGCGCCCGACCTCGGCCCAGACCAGAACCGGCTCGGTCCGCGCTCCGCGACCACGGACCACCAGCCGCTCCCGCCCCAGCAGACGCGACGCCGCCTCGCCGGGCTGACCCTGCGGGAAACCGGGATGGAACGCGCGGTCGCCCCGGCGCAGAGGCCGGTCCAGACCCAGCGGCAGGGCGCCGGAGCCGCCTTCGGTCTGTAGGACGGCCACGTCGGCCTTCGGGTCGATGCGCACCCGGGCGGCGACGCCGCGACCGTCGGCGACGACAATGGCGGCCTGGCGGCAGCCGTCGACCACGTGACGGGCGGTCAGCCAGGCGCCGCTGTCATCAACCGAGAAGGCGGTGCCCGATCCTTGCTGCGGGGCGAAGGGGGCGTCGACCACGATTTCCGGGTCGAAGGGGGAGGCCGGGCCCAGCGGGACGCCTTCCTCGCCCGCCACGGGTGGCGGGGGCGGAGGCGCGTCGGCGCGCTCCTGTCGGCCGACGGCGGCGATCAGCAGCGCGCAGACCACCGCGGCATAGACCAGCCAGTCGGGAAGACGAGGGAAGTGCATGGGCGGCGCGGGCCGCTCAGCCCGCCACGGCGGCGGCGAGGATCAGGGCGGTGGCGATCTTGGCCCCGACCAGCAGGGCGGCGGCGGCCACCTCGCCCTCCTGGATCCGCTGGGGCAGGCCCTTGAGGATCATGTCGGTGACGCGGAAGACGAAGAGCTGGACCATGGTCGTCGCCGCTCCCCAGATCGCGATATCAATCAGCGAGGTGGAGGCGCGCAAGGACACGGCCAGGGGGATCGCCAGGCCGACCATCACCCCGCCCAGCGACAGGGCGGCGGCGGCGTTGCCCTCGCGGATCAGCTTCACTTCCCGGTGCGGGGTCAGCAGGGCGTAGAGCACCGTGCCGAGCAGCAGGATGACGATCGTCGTCCCCGCGTGCAGCAGGGTGGTCGGAAAGCCCGTGGCGAAGGCCTGGATCTCAGGCGACTGAAGTTCTGGCGGCATGAACGCGACAATCCCCGAACGACGCTGACCGCACCGTTAACATGGCGGCGCTTCGAAGCGATGACGCAAATTATTCAGCCGCGACGACGGTCTCTTCAACCGCCTTGCGGCGGGCGCTGGCGCGAATCTTCTCGCTTTCGGACTTCAGCTGGCCGCAGGCGGCCAGGATGTCCCGTCCGCGCGGCGTGCGGATCGGCGAGGCGTAGCCGGCGCGGTTGATGACGGCGGCGAACTTCTCGATCGTTCCCCAGTCCGAGCATTCGTACGGGCTGTTGGGCCACGGATTGAACGGGATCAGGTTGATCTTGGCCGGCACGCCCTTGAGCAGCTGGACCAGGGCCTTGGCCTCGGCCGGACTGTCGTTGACGCCCTTGAGCATCACGTACTCGAAGGTCACGCGGCGGGCGTTGGAGATGCCCGGATAGGCGCGGATGCCGTCCATCAGCTCCTTGATCGGGTACTTCTTGTTCAGCGGCACCAGCTTGTCGCGCAGCTCGTCGTTGGTGGCGTGCAGGCTGATGGCCAGCATCGCGCCGGTCTGGTCGCCCAAGGCGGTCAGCTGCGGAATCACGCCGGAGGTCGACACGGTGATCCGGCGGCGCGAGATGGCGATGCCCTCGTCGTCGCTGATGATGTCGATGGCGGCGGCCACGGCGTCCAGATTGTAGAGCGGCTCGCCCATGCCCATGAAGACGATGTTGGACAAGCGGCGCTCCTCGCGGTCGCTCGGCCATTCCTCCAGGTCGTCCTTGGCCACCTGCACCTGGGCGACGATCTCGGCCGCGGTGAGGTTGCGCACCAGGGGCTGGGTGCCCGTGTGGCAGAAGGTGCAGTTGAGGGTGCAGCCCACCTGGCTGGAGACGCACAGCGCGCCGGCCCGACCCACGTCGGGGATGTAGACGGTCTCGACCTCGATCCCCGGAGCCATGCGGATCAGCCACTTGCGGGTGCCGTCCTTGGACACCTGACGCTCCACCACCTCGGGACGGGAGATCACGAAACGCTCGGCCAGGGCGGCGCGCAGGTCTTTTGCCACGTCGCTCATCTGGGCGAAGTCGGTGACCCCGCGATGGTGCATCCAGCGCCACAGCTGGGTGGTCCGCATGCGCGCCTTGGCCGGCTCGACCACGCCGCTGTCGACCAGGGCGGCCGTCAGCTCCGCCCGGGTGAGGCCGGACAGGTTTTGCGGAAGCGAGGGCGCATCGGCGCGCGCCGGTCGGGCGAGGTCGAGGGTGACGGTCACGGGAAAATCCAGATTGAGGGCCGGCTTATAGCAGATGGGCGTTAATCCCGCAAAAACAGGCCCCTGCGACGATCAGAACGCCGCCGCGCTGATCGTTCCGTCAGCGGTCAAGGTGGCGCGCTTCAGGCCCTGCGAGTGGAACGGCGTGGCCACCGAGCCGTCGGCGCCCACGGCGATCAGGCCGCCGTCGCCGCCCAGGGCCGCCAGTTCGCCGATCACCGCCTTGGACGCCTCTTCCAGGCTCTGGCCCGAAAAACGCATACGAAAGCCGATCTGCGCGGCCGCGGCCAGGCGGATGAAATACTCCCCCTGACCGGTGCAGGAGACGGCCACATTGCCGTCGGCCCAGGCCCCGGCGGCGGGGATCGGGCTGTCGCCCACCCGACCGGGCATCTTGTTGAACACCCCGGCGGTGGAGGTGGCGGCGGCCAGGCGGCCCTCCCCGTCGCGCACCACGCAGCCCACCGTGCCGTGGGCCAGGGCGCCGGGGGCGTGGTTGGCCTCGAACTGGCCGGCATGGGTGAACCACGCCTTGGGATCGTCGATGGCCTCGAGGCCCTGCTCTGCGGCGAACAGCCCGGCGCCGGACCCGGCCAGCATGACGTGGGGCGTGCGCTCCATCACCGCGCGGGCGGCGGTGATCGGGCTCTTGAAGCCCTGCAGCGCCGCCACCGAGCCGGCCTTGCCGCTCAGCCCGTCCATGATGCAGGCGTCGAGTTCGTATTCACCCGCCAGATTGGGAGAGGCGCCGCGGCCGGCGACGTAGAGGCCCGAGGCCTCCAGCGCGACCACCGTCCTCGTGGCCACGTCCAGGGCCGTGTCCCCGGCGCGCAGAGCGTCGCGGGCTTCCTCGACCAGACCCTTCATGTGCGCGATCTCGCGATCGTAGCTTCGCCCCGGCTTGGCGCCCGCGCCGCCGTGCAGCGCCAGACTCAAACATTTGTTCGACATTGGCCTTCCTTCCCTTGGGTCCGGTGCGATAGCGTCCCTTTCGAACAAAAAGAAGTCGGAGACGCGATCATGAAGGCGGTGCTGAGCCAATCGGTGGGCGGACCGGAGACGCTAAAGCTGGAGGAAATGCCTGATCCGACCCCGGGCGCGGGCCAGGTGGTGCTGGATGTGAAGGCTTGCGGCGTCAACTATCCGGACGTCCTGATTATCCAGGACATGTACCAGTTCAAGCCGCAGCGGCCCTTCGCCCCCGGCGGCGAGGTGTCGGGCGTGGTCAGCGCGGTGGGCGACGGCGTGTCGCACCTGAAGGTCGGCGACCGGGTCCTGGCCAGCACCGGCTGGGGCGGCATGGCCGAGAAGCTGGCGGTGGACGCGGCGCGGGTCGTGCCGATCCCCGACGCCATGCCCTTCGACGAGGCGGCTGCCTTCCTGATGACCTACGGCACCTCCTATTACGGGTTGAAGGACCGGGGCCACATCAAGCCCGGCGAGACCCTGCTGGTCCTGGGCGCCGCCGGCGGCGTCGGCCTGGCGGCGGTGGAGCTGGGCAAGGCCATGGGCGCCAAGGTGATCGCCGCCGCCTCCAGCCAGGAGAAGGTGGATCTGGCCATATCGCGCGGCGCCGACAGCGGCGTGGTCTATCCGACCGGCCCCTTCGACAAGGACGGTCAGAAGGCCCTCGCCCAGCTGTTCAAGGACGCCTGCGGCCCCAACGGCTGGGACGTGGCCTATGACGCAGTGGGCGGCGACTATGCCGAGGCGGTGATCCGCGCCAGCGGCTGGAACGGCCGCTTCTTGGTCATCGGCTTCCCGGCCGGCATCCCCAAGGTGCCGCTGAACCTGACCCTGCTGAAGTCCTGCGACATCGTCGGGGTGTTCTGGGGCGCGGCGGTGGCCCGCGATCCCAAGGGCCACGCCCAGAACGTCAAGGAGCTGATGGCTCTCTACGCCGACGGGAAGATCAAGCCGCACGTGTCGGAGACTTTCCCCCTCGCCCGCGCGGGCGAGGCCATCGCCCACCTCGCCAGCCGCAAGGCCATGGGCAAGGTGGTCGTCGTCACCGGCTAAGCATTGATAGGCGAGGCCGCGTCAGACGGCCCGCCCGCACCCATCGCCAAAGGGAGGAAACCATGGCGGGACGTCTGGACGGCAAGGTCGCCGTCATCACCGGCGGCTGCTCGGGCATCGGCCTGGGCACGGTCGAACTGTTCGTGGCCGAAGGGGCGAAGGTCATCGCCGCCGACCTGCAGGACCAAAAGGGCGCCATGCTGGAAAGTCGGTTCCCCGAGGCGGTCCGCTACATCCATTGCGACGTGACCAAGGAGAAGGAGGTCGCCGCGGCGATCGCCCTGTCCAAGACCGAGTTCGGCGGCCTGGACATCCTGTTCAACAACGCCGGCCACGGCGGCTGCCCCACCGGCGTGCAGGAGATGGACATCCCCGCCTGGGACGACACCTACGCGGTGCTGCTGCGCGGGCCGGCCATCGGCATGCACTACGCCGTGCCCCTGATGCTGGAGCGGGGCGGCGGGTCGATCATCAACACCGCCTCCATCGCCGGGCTGCAGGCGGGCTTTGGCCCCATCTGCTACTCGACCATGAAGTCGGCGGTGATCCATCTGAGCCGCACGGCGGCGGCGGAGCTGTCGCCGCAGAAGATCCGGGTCAACGCCATCTGCCCCGGCCTGATCGCCACCTCGATCTTCGGGGCGTCGGTGGGCCTGCCGCGCGACGTGGCCGACCAGATGGCGGCGCGGGTGGTGGAGATCGGACCCAGGATCCAGCCGATCCCCAAGGCGGGCCTGCCGGAGGACATCGCCAAGGCGGTGCTGTTCCTGGCAAGCGACGACAGCATCTTCGTCACGGGCACGCACCTGGTGGTCGACGGCGGCATCACCATCGGCGGGCGTCAGAGCTGGGACAAGAACGCGCCCTCGCCCCTGCTGGCGGCGATGGGCATGACGGCGGAGCAGGCCGAAGAGATGCGCAAGGCCGCGAAAGCGCGGGAAGCAGCGGGCTGACCGCTGAGAAGTCATCCGGGCGGAGCCATGAGCCCCGCCCGGACGATCAGCGGCTTAGAAGCGCTTCGTCACCTGGACGCCGTAGGTCCGGGGTTCGTTGACGAAGGCCGTCAGGTTGTTGAAGTCGATGGCGCCGATGACGTTTTCCTCATCGGTGATGTTGCGGGCGTAGACCGCCGCCTCGATGCCGCGAGCCGCATCACGCCAGCCGGCGCGGACGCCGCCTTCGAAGGCCGTGTCCTGCATGAACTCAACCAACTCGTAGAGGAACAGGTTGAAGTCCTTTTGCATGACCCAATCGGTCGAGGCGAACAGCTCCGAACCGTTGCCCAGGGCGTGGACGTAGTTCAGCGTGATGTTGGCCGTGTACTTCGGGGCCTGCGGGAACGGGTTGCCGTTGATGTTGGCGCGACGGGTCGTGCCGACGTTCACGATCGGGTCGGTGACGGTGCAGTTGGCGCCGCAGAAGGCCACCAGCAGGTCGGTGTCCTTGATCTCGGTGTGGTTCCAGGCGAAGCCGCCGGCCACGCTGAAGCCGGCGCCGAGATAGACGTCGCCGTCCAGTTCGATGCCGTAGCCCTCGCCCTTGTCGGCGTTGATCAGCTGGTTGAAGTTGCCCTCGCCGCCGATTGCGGTGAACTGCGGGTCGGAGACCTCGTAGTAGTAGGCCGTGGCGTTGAAGCGCGCGCGGCCGTCCCACAGACGGGCCTTCAGGCCGGTTTCATAAGACATCACCGTCTCGGAATCCGCCGTGGTGACGACGTTCGCCGTGGCGATGCGGCCCTGGATCGATGGGCCGCGGTAACCCTTGGCCACGCGGGCGAAGAGGTTCAGGTCCGGGTTCACTTCGTACAGGGCGCTGATATCCCAGCTGACCTGCTCGTCGGCGACCGACTTCACCAGGGCGAGCGACGGGCCAAGCGTTCGGCGGCCGTCGAAGTCACGGCTGTCGTCGGTGTAGCGCAGGCCGCCCGTCAGCTTGAAGGCGTCGGTGACCTGGTAGTTGGCCTGACCGAACAGCGACCAGGAATCCGACTTCTGGACGATGTCGGTGATGATGGTCGGGTTCAGACCGCCGACGCCATTGAAGGTCGCCGAGATCAGGTTGAAGCGCTCGGTCCAGTAGAAGGCGCCGACCTGCCAGCCGAAGCGGCCGTCGCCGTTCGACGAAAGGCGCGTCTCGTAGGTGTACTGCTGCAGCTTGCTGTCCAGCGTGCCGGTCTCGGAGTTGAACGGCGTCTTGTAGGGCGCGCCGGCCGGGGCCGAGGCCACGCCGCCGTCGATGTCGCCGTTGCCGGCCGAGGAGCCCTGATAGGCGCCCAGCACGGTGGTCAGGGTCGCGCCGCCGAAGTCATAGGCCACCTGCAGCGACTGCGAGGTGGTCTTTTGCTTCTGATAGTTGTTGCGGCCGCCGTCGTAATAGACGCGGTCACGGTCGAAGTTGGCGTTCAGTTCGTTGGAGCCCTTGGTCAGCACGTTGGCGCGGTTCATCGTGCCGGTGCCTTCATAGTCGCGGCCCTGCAGGGTCAGCAGGGCGGACATGCGGTCGGTCGGCGTCCAGGCCACGTGAACGCGGGCGGCCTTGTCGTCGAAGTTGCCCAGATCATCGCCGTCCGGATCGGCGAAGCCGGGATTGTAGGCGTTGTCGACCCAGTCATCGCGCGAGTTCCACAGACCGGCGATGCGGACCTGCAGGGTGTCGTGCAGCGGGATGGTGACGCCGGCTTCACCGCGGATCGAGCCGAGGTTGCCGTAGGTCAGCGAGCCGAAGCCGCCGAATTCGTCGGTCGGCTTGACGGTGTCTATCTTGACCACGCCGGCCGGGGTGTTGCGGCCGAACAGGGTGCCTTGCGGACCACGCAGCACTTCCAGCTGCTGGACGTCGAACAGCGGGAAGCCCTTCAGGAAGACGTTCTCGAGCACGACGTCGTCGAGCACCACCGAGACCGGCTGCGAGGCGTTGAAGTCGAAGTCCACGTTGCCGAGGCCGCGGATGTAGAAGCGCGGCGCATAGCGGCCGTTCGAGCTTTCCACCTGCAGGCTGGGCACGCGGGCCGTCAGCGACAGGATGTCGGCGCCGCCGGCGGCGACGGCGGACACCGTTTGTTGGTTCAGCGCCGTGACGGCGAACGGCACGTCACGGATGTTTTCGCTGCGGCGCTGGGCGGTGACGACGATGTCGTCGACGGTCGCCACGTCGGCCGATTGGGCCAGGGCGGGCGTGGAGAGGAGAAGTGCGAGGCTGCTGGCCGTAAAGGCGAGCGCGCTGAGGCGGCGAGTCATTTTGGTATTTATCCCCGAGACACAAAAACGCGGGTGGCCTAGGCCTGCGCCCCCGGAGCGTCCACAAGATAACTTCGATTTGGCCGTGAATTTTTTACGACACGGCCACAGTGGGGCGAAAATGCATCGCTTGACGCCCCCGGGTTGACGCAGGTCATTGCCCGCAACCCGCCCGGATGGAAAGAAAGTTCGTGTCCGACCGCTTCCTTCGCACTGATCGCCGCCGCCTGCTGGGCGGATTGACGGCCACGGCCGCCGCTCCGTTCCTGACCGCCGCCCTTGCTTCGCCGATCGCCGGGCGGGTGCTGGCCATGTCGGACCTGCATTCGGCCTATGAGCGGACGGGCCAGCTACTCGCCGCCCTGGAGGCGGAGGTCGCCCGCCACAAGATTCCGCATGTGATCGCCATCGACGGCGACATCTTCGAGCACGGCAACGTCGTCGCCTTGCGGTCCGGCGGCGCCATCGACTGGGCGTTCCTGGGCGAGCTGCCGAAGATCGCCCCCACCGTGGTCAATCTGGGCAACCACGACAACGACATCACCCTGGACTTGGCCGAGGTGGTCGCCCGCCTGCGCGGTTTGGGGATCACTGTGGTCAGCAACATCATCGACGCGCGGACGAACGCGCCCTACGCCCCGGCCAGCGCCGACATCCCCTTCGGCCGCCGCACCCTTCGGGTCGTCGGCATCGCCACCAATTCGCTGAACACCTATCCGGCCGCCAGCCGCGCGGCCCTGAACATTCCCGCCCCCGGCGCCTGGGCCCGCGCCCATCTCGCAGAGGCCCTGTCCGGGGCGGATCTGGCGATGGTGATGAGCCATGCCGGCGTCGCGGCGGATCGAGAGATCCTGCCCCTGCTGCCCAAGGGCGCGGTGGTGATCGGCGGGCACAACCACCTGCTGTTCAACCACCCGCTCCCGAACGGTGTGTATACGCACACTGGATCCTGGAGCAATGCCTACACGGCTGTCACCATTCGCCCGGGCGTAGGTAGCGACGCCGCCTCTCGGTCCGTTGCTCTGGACGCCGCGCCGTCGCCCCGCATCGCCGCCCTGATCACCCAGACCCTGGCCACGACCCTGACCGAGCAGGAAAAAACCATCCTCGGCCGCTCGCCCAAGGCGCTGACCCTGGGCGAGACCGGGCGCGCCGTGGCGAGCGCCATGGCCAGGGCGGTCGGGGCCGACGCCGGCTTCATCGGCCACACCACTCTGGGGACCGGCCTGCCGGCGGGGCCGGTGTCGCGCTACGCGTTCGACGCGGTGGTGCGGTTCGAGGGCAAGCTGATGGTCGCCGAGGTTTCCCGTGAGCGGCTGGCGGGCTTCATGCGGCGGGCCAACCAGGATCGCCCCATCCCGTTCGACCAGCGCAGCGGCGACTTCCTCTACGCCGCCCAGGCCGCCTCCGGCTCAGGCGAGGGGGTCCGCATCGTCACCACCGACTGGTGCGCGACGAACCAGGCCGAGTATTTCGGCGCATCCGATCTGGTGTTCAGCGAGACGCCGGAGCTTCGCCTGAAGCCCACGGCCGCCAAGGCGCTGCTGGCCTAGACCTCGGACCACATCCGCAGAAGGTTATGATAGGTCCCGGTCAGGGCGACCAGGGAGGGATCATTGGCGCCCACCTGGCCGGCCAGGCGCTGGATGGCCACGTCCATGTCGAACAGCAGGGCCCGCTGGGCGTCCTGGCGCACCAGGCTCTGGATCCAGAAGAAGGACGAAATCCGCGCCCCACGCGTCACCGGCTCGACCCGGTGCAGGCTGGAGGCGGGATAGAGGATCAGGTCGCCGGCCGGCAGCTTGACCTCGTGGACCCCATAGGTGTCGTCCACCAGCAGCTGGCCGCCGTCATAGTCCTCGGGCTCGGTGAGGAAGAGGGTCGCCGACAAATCGCTGCGGATGCGCATGCCGTCGGGGGCCACGCGGATCGAATTGTCCACGTGGTCGCCGAAGGTCTGGCCGGGGCCGTAGTGGTTGAACAGCGGCGGAAACACCTTCAGCGGCAGGCCGGCGGCCACGAACAGCGGGTTCTTCTCCAGCGCGTCGAGGATGGCGGCGCCGGCGTCCCGCGCGGCCTGGGAGCCTTCCGGCAATTGCAGGTTGGCCTTGGCCATCCGCGACTGGCTGCCCGACGTGGCGTTGCCGTCGATCCAGTCCGCAGCGTCGATCACCTCGCGCAGGCGCGCGACCTGCGCCTTGCTCAGGACCTCGGGGATGTGAAGCATCATGGCGGGGCTCTCCTGGAACCGGAGCCTTAAACGAATGTGCGCCCCGTCCAAGGGCCATTGGACGGGGCGCGGCGAGCCGGCGTGGGAGGGAGCTCCGCGCCGGCCCGTAGACTAGTAGCGGACGTTCAGGGTCACGATGGCCTGGCGGCCGGGCCCGTAGTCGGCGTGGTGCACGCCGTTGGTCCGCGCGATGTACTTCTCGTCGCCCAGGTTCTGGACGTTGAGCTGCACGTCGATGTTCTCGTTGATCGCGTAGGCCGCGAAGGCGTCGAAGCGCCAGTACGACGGGGCGTAGATGGTGTTGGCGCCGCCGCCGGCGCCGCCCTGGTTGCCGCCGAAGCTCTTCGACACGTAGTAGGCGCCGCCGCCCACCGACAGCGCGTCCAGGACCTTGTAGGTCGAGAACAGGCTGAAGCTGTGCTTGGGCGTGTTGGCCAGCGGATCGCCGACATTGACATTGTTGTAGGCGCCGCGGACCAGCTCGCTGTCCATGTAGGTGTAGCCGCCGAACACCTGCCACTTGTCGGTGACATTGCCCGAGACGCCCAGCTCGACACCCTGGACCTCGGCTTCACCGACCTGCGCGTAGACGCCCGCGGCGACCTGGATCTGGGCGTTTTCACGCTTGGTTTTGAAGGCGGCCGCCGACAGCTGCAGCTGGTCGTGGAACAGCGCCCACTTCACGCCGGCCTCGATGCTTTCGCTCTCTTCCGGCTCCAGCATCTCGGTGGCCAGGTTGCCCGTGCCGACGCCCGACGTGGTGTTCTGGTCGCCGCCCGCGATGGTCGGCGGGGTCGAGGCCGTGCCGTAGGAGACGTAGACGCTGATGTTGGCCGTCGGCTTGTAGATCAGGCCGACCTGATAGTTGAAGAAGTCCCAGTCGCCCTTGCGCGGCGTGGTGTAGGTCACGCCGGTGACCACGCCGTTGGCGCTGGTCGAGGCGGCGTTGACGCCGTTGGTGTTGTACTGGTCGTAGCGGGCGCCGAGGTTCAGCTTCCACTTTTCGCCAAAGCTGATCGTGTCGAAGGCGTAGAGGCCGCCTGACTGAGTCCGGGCCTTGGAGACCGGACCCAGGTTGACCACGCCCTGCCACGGATCGTTCGGATTCGGCGCGAACAGACGCGTGCAGTCGCCGATGCCCGCCGTGGTGACGTTGTTGATGAAGCCCGTCGGGCAGGCCGCGCCGGCGGTCGTGTAGATCAGGTAGGAGGCGTTGTCGTTGACCTCCTTGCTCAGCTCCACCCCGGCGGCGAAGTTGTGGGTCAGGACGCCGGTGGCGAACTCGCCATAGACTTCGGTGATGTTGGCGACCGTGGTCGCCTCATTCCAGCGGGACTTGGTGCCGCGCTTCATCCACCATTCGCCGGCCACGAACTGGGCCGCGCCGCCGTCGCCGGGGTTGGTGACGATGTAGTCGTTCACGGTCTGCGAATAGCGGAAGACGTTGCGGATCGAGATCTTGTCGGTCAGGTCATGCTCGACGAAGAGCGTGCCGATGTCGGCCTGCGTCTTCATGAAGTCACGCGCCTTGAGACCGTAGAAGGTCCCCATGCCGACCGGCAGCACGCCGCTCTTGGTGCGCGGGAAACCGGCGGCCTTGGTCATCAGCGGCACGCCGTAGTCCGGCATGTCGTCGCTTTCCAGATGATAGTAGCTGGCCGTGACGCGAGTGTCCGTGCCCAGGCCGTAGCTGATGGCGGCCAGGACGCCGAAGCGCTCGAAGTCCACCGCGTCGCCGCGGCCCGGAACGTCGC contains the following coding sequences:
- a CDS encoding MFS transporter encodes the protein MSETTQTKPKRSLLQALAIYRERRSLVMLGLGFAAGLPYMLIFDTLSVWLRNSGLSLAVIGFFSLATLSFSFKFLWAPLIDRATIPGLTRLLGHRRSWMLVCQLLIMLGLWLVSGLDPARNLGLMAIVAVAVGFFTATHDIVIDAWRIEVAGEEGQGPLAAAVQWGFRGAMVAAGAVPLLLAESFGWNISYAIMSAVMVVGVIATLAAPREAAHDIRPIPTGDVKQSGALQALEWILRLAVLLVGALLLGSGLAGDASLLSQVAGGETLADAWTDKQSGVWLQLGGVAAGLLIVVAAAWPVPKVRTKPGVYLSTALGAPLGEFMRRYKGVAGLILATICLYRVADFVLNIMNPFYRDLGFTLTEIAEVRKVFGIIASMLGVALGGLLVARLSIMRVLVIGAFAGPISNLIFIWLAAQGHSIPALFIAICLDNLAGGVAGTALIVYMSSLTTTGFTATQYAMFTSLYALPGKLIASQSGRLVEWAARTAEAGGPLGALKGMFAGLTPESYVAAGAKLGVSPAAMGVGYSVFFIYSALIGVVAIGLCLAVAAKQPKAIGA
- a CDS encoding serine protease, whose translation is MHFPRLPDWLVYAAVVCALLIAAVGRQERADAPPPPPPVAGEEGVPLGPASPFDPEIVVDAPFAPQQGSGTAFSVDDSGAWLTARHVVDGCRQAAIVVADGRGVAARVRIDPKADVAVLQTEGGSGALPLGLDRPLRRGDRAFHPGFPQGQPGEAASRLLGRERLVVRGRGARTEPVLVWAEVGRTDTLKGTLAGLSGAPALDNAGRVIGVTVAEAPRRGRIYTTAPETVVESLKLAGGRRGGLAMGEPITVDNYGRVADSLRRDLRVAQVVCLAN
- a CDS encoding DUF350 domain-containing protein — its product is MPPELQSPEIQAFATGFPTTLLHAGTTIVILLLGTVLYALLTPHREVKLIREGNAAAALSLGGVMVGLAIPLAVSLRASTSLIDIAIWGAATTMVQLFVFRVTDMILKGLPQRIQEGEVAAAALLVGAKIATALILAAAVAG
- the rlmN gene encoding 23S rRNA (adenine(2503)-C(2))-methyltransferase RlmN, with the protein product MTVTLDLARPARADAPSLPQNLSGLTRAELTAALVDSGVVEPAKARMRTTQLWRWMHHRGVTDFAQMSDVAKDLRAALAERFVISRPEVVERQVSKDGTRKWLIRMAPGIEVETVYIPDVGRAGALCVSSQVGCTLNCTFCHTGTQPLVRNLTAAEIVAQVQVAKDDLEEWPSDREERRLSNIVFMGMGEPLYNLDAVAAAIDIISDDEGIAISRRRITVSTSGVIPQLTALGDQTGAMLAISLHATNDELRDKLVPLNKKYPIKELMDGIRAYPGISNARRVTFEYVMLKGVNDSPAEAKALVQLLKGVPAKINLIPFNPWPNSPYECSDWGTIEKFAAVINRAGYASPIRTPRGRDILAACGQLKSESEKIRASARRKAVEETVVAAE
- a CDS encoding isoaspartyl peptidase/L-asparaginase family protein — its product is MSNKCLSLALHGGAGAKPGRSYDREIAHMKGLVEEARDALRAGDTALDVATRTVVALEASGLYVAGRGASPNLAGEYELDACIMDGLSGKAGSVAALQGFKSPITAARAVMERTPHVMLAGSGAGLFAAEQGLEAIDDPKAWFTHAGQFEANHAPGALAHGTVGCVVRDGEGRLAAATSTAGVFNKMPGRVGDSPIPAAGAWADGNVAVSCTGQGEYFIRLAAAAQIGFRMRFSGQSLEEASKAVIGELAALGGDGGLIAVGADGSVATPFHSQGLKRATLTADGTISAAAF
- a CDS encoding NADPH:quinone oxidoreductase family protein, coding for MKAVLSQSVGGPETLKLEEMPDPTPGAGQVVLDVKACGVNYPDVLIIQDMYQFKPQRPFAPGGEVSGVVSAVGDGVSHLKVGDRVLASTGWGGMAEKLAVDAARVVPIPDAMPFDEAAAFLMTYGTSYYGLKDRGHIKPGETLLVLGAAGGVGLAAVELGKAMGAKVIAAASSQEKVDLAISRGADSGVVYPTGPFDKDGQKALAQLFKDACGPNGWDVAYDAVGGDYAEAVIRASGWNGRFLVIGFPAGIPKVPLNLTLLKSCDIVGVFWGAAVARDPKGHAQNVKELMALYADGKIKPHVSETFPLARAGEAIAHLASRKAMGKVVVVTG